The following proteins come from a genomic window of Xiphophorus couchianus chromosome 19, X_couchianus-1.0, whole genome shotgun sequence:
- the erich1 gene encoding glutamate-rich protein 1, giving the protein MAHRKEVFQSKVLQKLYPAITTQGKEQNVSAISEDQATTTHVKRTCGEENAFGDAEKPQNAASQCRRMYTVLPPPGYNVHAEKSATFFQLESVNCEEDPTEECVHRSNEEEDEEKEAEDQEAEDQKRRRRRKKKKPGPSQDSGKDGPPVSDRSGQSQVAVDKGSEHISRNKKRKLKKKRHKEKLLSLGLMPRAAALEFTYSRDEEEEEDSQRKAAEVSEFLKTTLEIYLSDSSPRGIKIPHLSATVDGLLRCLESGSNPNSVLNKLYSLKKLIQQNQAHSLETALAELNNDAYMSEEEANAVVSLFKYWITEILPMQRDKETRLPTTQQ; this is encoded by the exons ATGGCACACAGAAAGGAAG TGTTTCAATCAAAAGTTCTCCAGAAGCTCTATCCTGCAATTACCACTCAGGGAAAGGAGCAAAACGTATCAGCCATTTCAGAAGATCAGGCCACAACAACCCATGTGAAAAGAACATGTGGAGAAGAAAATGCATTTG GAGATGCAGAGAAGCCACAAAATGCAGCCAGTCAATGCCGCCGGATGTACACAGTCCTACCTCCTCCTGGCTATAATGTACATGCAGAGAAGTCTGCCACATTCTTCCAGCTTGAAAGTGTAAACTGTGAAGAAGATCCTACTG AGGAATGTGTGCATAGGAGCaatgaagaggaagatgaagaaaagGAGGCGGAAGACCAGGAGGCGGAAGACcagaaaaggagaagaagaagaaaaaagaagaagccagGCCCTTCTCAAGATTCTGGGAAAGATGGCCCTCCGGTGAGCGACAGGTCAGGTCAGAGTCAGGTGGCAGTGGACAAAGGAAGCGAGCACATTAGCAGGAACAAGAAGAGAAAGCTGAAGAAGAAGAGGCACAAAGAGAAGTTGCTGTCCTTAGGACTGATGCCCCGTGCCGCTGCTCTGGAGTTCACTTACAGtagagatgaagaggaggaggaagatagCCAGAGAAAAGCTGCTGAGGTGTCAGAGTTCCTGAAGACAACACTGGAAATCTATTTGTCAGACT CCTCTCCTCGTGGAATCAAGATTCCTCATCTTTCTGCTACAGTGGATGGCCTTCTAAGGTGTCTAGAAAGCGGATCTAACCCAAACTCTGTTCTCAACAAGCTGTACAGtcttaaaaaattaattcaacaGAATCAAGCTCACAGTCTAGAAACGGCACTCGCAGAGCTCAACAACGACGCCTATATGTCTGAAG AGGAAGCCAATGCTGTTGTTTCCCTGTTCAAATACTGGATCACAGAGATTCTTCCTATGCAGAGAGACAAGGAGACAAGACTTCCAACCACACAGCAATAA